Proteins from a genomic interval of Kitasatospora kifunensis:
- a CDS encoding extracellular solute-binding protein: MRRIQAGVTLAALAALTLTGCGVGGSGSGTAKQTVAADAPIKGDITFQTWSLKNDKFTPYFNALIKDFETQHPGTNITWVDQPGDGYADKVSSQVTSDSLPDVINLPPDIAHSVAKVGALLDLSKNVPTLGQDYVHSGLAAYTYSDLGPDGFGLPWYLGTDVSYWNKDMLQRDGLDPNNPPKTFDELVAQAKTMHDKSGGKDYLMSRPPGLSDIVNSGTPLMSSDGKKFTFNTDGAAAMLDKYTAAYAAGYLPSNVLTSTYEGNSTLFNKQQVGWTVAGGNFITSVGQSNPSLAPQIVPSPALDTAPLYVQGLSVSAKSKNLPLALAFGKFVTDNENQVAFIKLAPGYLPGSAASANDPAYSKSDGTPQGDASVIAYQDMQKAVNFTPPQWTDAMDTYLNQQVALAMTGKESAKQALDNAANRANQLLGQ; encoded by the coding sequence GCCGCCGACGCGCCGATCAAGGGCGACATCACCTTCCAGACCTGGTCGCTGAAGAACGACAAGTTCACTCCCTACTTCAACGCCCTGATCAAGGACTTCGAGACCCAGCACCCGGGCACCAACATCACCTGGGTGGACCAGCCCGGCGACGGCTACGCCGACAAGGTGAGCAGCCAGGTCACCAGCGACAGCCTGCCAGACGTGATCAACCTTCCGCCGGACATCGCGCACTCGGTGGCCAAGGTCGGCGCGTTGCTCGATCTCAGCAAGAACGTGCCCACCCTGGGCCAGGATTACGTGCACAGCGGCCTGGCCGCCTACACCTACTCCGACCTGGGCCCCGACGGTTTCGGCCTGCCCTGGTACCTGGGCACCGACGTCAGCTACTGGAACAAGGACATGCTCCAGCGCGACGGCCTCGACCCGAACAACCCGCCGAAGACCTTCGACGAGCTGGTCGCCCAGGCCAAGACCATGCACGACAAGTCGGGTGGCAAGGACTACCTGATGAGCCGCCCGCCGGGCCTGTCCGACATCGTCAACTCCGGCACGCCGCTGATGAGCTCCGACGGCAAGAAGTTCACCTTCAACACCGACGGCGCGGCCGCCATGCTGGACAAGTACACCGCCGCCTACGCGGCCGGCTACCTGCCGTCCAACGTGCTCACCAGCACCTACGAGGGCAACTCCACGCTGTTCAACAAGCAGCAGGTGGGCTGGACGGTGGCCGGCGGCAACTTCATCACCAGCGTCGGGCAGAGCAACCCGAGCCTGGCCCCGCAGATCGTCCCCTCCCCCGCGCTGGACACCGCCCCGCTCTACGTCCAGGGCCTGTCGGTCTCCGCCAAGAGCAAGAACCTGCCGCTCGCGCTGGCCTTCGGCAAGTTCGTCACCGACAACGAGAACCAGGTCGCCTTCATCAAGCTGGCCCCCGGCTACCTGCCCGGCAGCGCCGCCTCGGCCAACGACCCGGCCTACAGCAAGAGCGACGGCACCCCGCAGGGCGACGCCTCGGTGATCGCCTACCAGGACATGCAGAAGGCGGTGAACTTCACCCCGCCGCAGTGGACCGACGCCATGGACACCTACCTCAACCAGCAGGTCGCCCTGGCGATGACCGGGAAGGAGTCGGCCAAGCAGGCTCTGGACAACGCCGCCAACCGGGCGAACCAGCTGCTCGGTCAGTGA
- a CDS encoding carbohydrate ABC transporter permease: MKAHRWYTPWLLIAPALIWLAVFSLWPAINTGVLSFTNVHTLSGGQFIGVHNYALMWHDPLLRDAILNTLIFMAVCVPLLTFLPLLLAMLVQRTLPFMGFFRTVFYFPVIASAVVVALIWQWLLDDRGLVNGLGKQMGLIHSTVPFLTDRWLLLFSAITLTVWKGLGYYMVLYLSALGNVRRELHEAAAVDGAGTVRRFWAVTVPGVRGTMALVSVLIAVNAMRTFSELYILGGRTGGIGGQDVSLVMLIQQAASGSDGRLGYASALSVLLFVLTIGPLLLLARWNRRTD; the protein is encoded by the coding sequence ATGAAGGCCCACCGCTGGTACACCCCCTGGCTGTTGATCGCCCCCGCGCTGATCTGGCTCGCCGTCTTCAGCCTCTGGCCGGCGATCAACACCGGTGTGCTCTCGTTCACCAACGTGCACACCCTCAGCGGCGGGCAGTTCATCGGCGTGCACAACTACGCCCTGATGTGGCACGACCCGCTGCTGCGCGACGCGATCCTCAACACGCTGATCTTCATGGCGGTCTGCGTCCCGCTGCTGACCTTCCTGCCGCTGCTGCTGGCCATGCTGGTCCAGCGCACCCTGCCGTTCATGGGCTTCTTCCGGACCGTCTTCTACTTCCCGGTGATCGCCTCCGCGGTGGTGGTGGCGCTGATCTGGCAGTGGCTGCTGGACGACCGCGGCCTGGTCAACGGGCTCGGCAAGCAGATGGGCCTGATCCACTCGACCGTCCCCTTCCTGACCGACCGGTGGCTGCTGCTCTTCAGCGCCATCACGCTCACCGTCTGGAAGGGCCTGGGCTACTACATGGTGCTCTACCTCTCGGCGCTCGGGAACGTCCGCCGCGAGCTGCACGAGGCGGCCGCGGTGGACGGCGCCGGCACGGTGCGCCGCTTCTGGGCGGTGACGGTGCCCGGCGTGCGCGGCACCATGGCGCTGGTCTCGGTGCTGATCGCGGTCAACGCCATGCGCACCTTCTCCGAGCTGTACATCCTCGGCGGACGCACCGGCGGCATCGGCGGCCAGGACGTCTCGCTGGTGATGCTGATCCAGCAGGCCGCCTCGGGCAGCGACGGCCGGCTCGGCTACGCCTCCGCGCTCAGCGTGCTGCTCTTCGTGCTGACCATCGGCCCGCTGCTGCTCCTGGCCCGCTGGAACCGGAGGACCGACTGA
- a CDS encoding carbohydrate ABC transporter permease codes for MTALSDRVEAPPAPASPAPTAKRGPGRRRSPVFDAVTPLGLTARYGTLLVILAITVGPMLWELSTSLKSAFEDVYTATPQLLPHHPTFANYGKVARAVPIGHFALNSIIVAALCVGGNLLGATAAGYALARLKFRGQRLVLGLFLSTLVLPGEVTIISQYQTVTKLGFGNSLIGVALPAMIGALNVLLMRNAFLAIPADVEEAAVIDGATVWQRIRYIALPSVKGTLSVVAILTFIGAWDDFLWPLLVLQSPDKLTLTVGLASLQSVFATDPRTLAAGAMIALLPILALFVALQRFFFRGVGEGAVKG; via the coding sequence ATGACCGCCCTGTCCGACCGGGTCGAGGCCCCGCCCGCCCCCGCATCACCCGCCCCCACCGCCAAGCGCGGGCCCGGGCGGCGCCGCTCCCCCGTCTTCGACGCGGTGACCCCGCTGGGCCTGACCGCCCGCTACGGCACCCTGCTGGTGATCCTGGCCATCACGGTCGGGCCGATGCTCTGGGAGCTCTCCACCTCGCTGAAGAGCGCCTTCGAGGACGTCTACACCGCCACCCCACAACTGCTGCCGCACCACCCGACCTTCGCCAACTACGGCAAGGTGGCGCGAGCCGTGCCGATCGGGCACTTCGCGCTCAACTCGATCATCGTGGCGGCGCTCTGCGTGGGCGGCAACCTGCTGGGCGCCACCGCCGCCGGCTACGCGCTGGCCCGGCTGAAGTTCCGCGGCCAACGGCTGGTGCTGGGCCTGTTCCTGTCCACCCTGGTGCTGCCGGGCGAGGTGACGATCATCTCGCAGTACCAGACGGTGACCAAGCTCGGCTTCGGCAACTCGCTGATCGGCGTGGCGCTGCCCGCCATGATCGGCGCACTGAACGTGCTGCTGATGCGCAACGCCTTCCTGGCGATCCCCGCCGACGTGGAGGAGGCCGCGGTCATCGACGGGGCCACCGTCTGGCAGCGCATCCGCTACATCGCGCTGCCCAGCGTCAAGGGCACGCTGAGCGTGGTCGCCATCTTGACCTTCATCGGCGCCTGGGATGACTTCCTGTGGCCGCTGCTGGTCCTGCAGAGCCCCGACAAGCTCACCCTCACCGTCGGCCTCGCCTCTCTGCAGAGCGTCTTCGCCACCGACCCGCGCACCCTGGCGGCCGGCGCGATGATCGCCCTGCTGCCGATCCTGGCGCTCTTCGTGGCGCTGCAGCGGTTCTTCTTCCGCGGCGTCGGCGAGGGTGCGGTGAAGGGCTGA
- a CDS encoding glycoside hydrolase 5 family protein, translating to MTNAIDAPRFGVNYTPSKGWFHHWLDFDLDAVRADLDSIAGLGLDHLRVFPLWPLFQPNRTLIRPRAVEQLVALVDAAGERGLDVAVDGLQGHLSSFDFLPSWTATWHRRNIFTDPEVIEGQENYLRTLAGALAERPNFLGLTIGNEINQFSGDPHPDPDRITPEQAAAWLRRVLAACEQGAPGRLHLHAEYDAAWYQDDHPFTPAQAARIGAVTAVHSWVFNGTAQRYGAKSTASDQHAAYLVELSKAWAQDPHRPVWLQEVGAPAPHIAPEAAGEFTAATVAAALDCPDLWGVTWWCSHDVDRSLADFPELEYSLGLLTNDQQVKPAGRRLAGAVAEARSSFRKPLPRTTALVLDLPVDAPKRSTCAPGGAFFEAFMRLTADGARPTALLAEHAADQQHLTARGITEVVTVEDVDRS from the coding sequence ATGACTAACGCGATCGACGCGCCGAGGTTCGGCGTCAACTACACCCCGTCGAAGGGGTGGTTCCACCACTGGCTCGACTTCGATCTCGACGCGGTGCGGGCCGACCTGGACTCGATCGCCGGGCTGGGCCTGGACCACCTGCGGGTCTTCCCGCTCTGGCCGCTCTTCCAGCCCAACCGGACGCTGATCCGCCCGCGCGCCGTCGAGCAGTTGGTCGCGCTGGTGGACGCGGCGGGCGAGCGCGGCCTGGACGTCGCGGTGGACGGCCTGCAGGGCCACCTGTCCAGCTTCGACTTCCTGCCCTCCTGGACGGCCACCTGGCACCGGCGCAACATCTTCACCGACCCCGAGGTGATCGAGGGGCAGGAGAACTACCTGCGCACGCTGGCCGGCGCACTGGCCGAGCGGCCCAACTTCCTCGGTCTGACCATCGGCAACGAGATCAACCAGTTCTCCGGCGACCCGCACCCCGACCCGGACCGGATCACCCCCGAGCAGGCCGCGGCCTGGCTGCGCCGGGTGCTGGCCGCCTGCGAGCAGGGCGCACCGGGCCGGCTGCACCTGCACGCGGAGTACGACGCGGCCTGGTACCAGGACGACCACCCGTTCACCCCGGCACAGGCCGCCCGGATCGGGGCCGTCACCGCCGTGCACTCCTGGGTCTTCAACGGCACCGCGCAGCGCTACGGCGCCAAGTCGACCGCCTCGGACCAGCACGCCGCCTATCTGGTGGAGCTGTCCAAGGCCTGGGCCCAGGATCCGCACCGCCCGGTCTGGCTGCAGGAGGTCGGCGCCCCGGCCCCGCACATCGCCCCCGAGGCGGCGGGCGAGTTCACCGCGGCCACGGTGGCCGCCGCGCTGGACTGCCCCGACCTGTGGGGCGTCACCTGGTGGTGCTCGCACGACGTGGACCGCTCGCTCGCCGACTTCCCCGAACTCGAATACAGTCTGGGCCTGTTGACCAACGACCAGCAGGTCAAGCCGGCCGGGCGCAGGCTGGCCGGGGCCGTCGCCGAAGCTCGGAGCAGCTTCCGCAAGCCACTGCCGCGCACCACCGCGCTCGTCCTCGACCTGCCCGTCGATGCGCCCAAGCGCTCCACCTGCGCCCCGGGCGGCGCGTTCTTCGAGGCCTTCATGCGCCTGACCGCCGACGGCGCGCGGCCCACCGCCCTGCTCGCCGAGCACGCGGCTGACCAGCAGCACCTGACGGCCCGGGGGATCACCGAGGTCGTCACGGTCGAGGACGTCGACCGGTCCTGA